One Lycium barbarum isolate Lr01 chromosome 5, ASM1917538v2, whole genome shotgun sequence genomic window carries:
- the LOC132639612 gene encoding uncharacterized protein LOC132639612: protein MTRFSFGDEEFIEEEEKEFVNDVSESILDDEEITEEEEFEVDISENSETTTRTYDTYGYGDEEDEEINEEEEEENYNELVDHQDMSEYLETRTYYYDLVMDIDVNEGDPNVDNEEQEICAICLLEYKDENTIGTLQCGDKFHAGCIKKWLQRKKSCLFCRASVLPLH, encoded by the exons ATGACTCGCTTTTCGTTTGGGGATGAAGAATTTATAGAAGAAGAGGAAAAGGAATTTGTGAATGACGTATCCGAGTCGATTCTTGATGATGAAGAAATTACAGAAGAAGAAGAGTTTGAAGTTGACATATCTGAGAATTCggaaacaacaacaagaacata TGATACATATGGCTATGgtgatgaagaagatgaagaaataaatgaagaggaggaggaagagaACTATAATGAGTTGGTGGATCATCAAGACATGTCTGAATACTTGGAAACAAGAACATATTATTATGATCTTGTTATGGATATAGATGTTAATGAAGGTGATCCAAATGTTGATAATGAGGAACAAGAAATATGTGCTATTTGTTTACTTGAATATAAAGATGAAAACACCATTGGCACACTACAATGTGGCGATAAATTTCATGCTGGATGCATCAAGAAGTGGTTACAGAGGAAAAAATCATGTCTCTTTTGTAGAGCTTCAGTTTTGCCCCTACATTAG